One segment of Toxotes jaculatrix isolate fToxJac2 chromosome 8, fToxJac2.pri, whole genome shotgun sequence DNA contains the following:
- the LOC121185635 gene encoding doublecortin domain-containing protein 2-like, producing MSSDKPNFLSQPVVKNVFMFRNGDPYYEARRIVINHKRVSNFETLLREVTGGIQAPFGAVRNIYTPRGGHKVDCLESLQSGEQYVAAGKERFKKLDYQQIGSRKRRMLQTLPVQAKPLPQNRIIVSARFLKPIKEPCTIFVVANGDVLNPAIRLLIHQRMLGQFDRILEMITEKMGLRVLGGVRSLYTYEGHQVTDGDQLESGQLYVAVGREKFKKLSYSDLLFAKPRATKRVNGMKAYSLPPIYRFSKQNGNSKSMVRCSDSGDGDSKASPPGHSGNNKEHLSSIVREISQARLISLRKKRSGQRMTLSTSDNDDLESKADDGNADDKIPQDQPAEEKSDAKDMEENGEKAGEQDEAAAENTTEEDTSASKEDKEKNQETDGEKEGVEEKEENEKPSNDKEGEATAVPEDGEGEVKEEVKEEVTNESKEEVKSEEQGSSSSNDDKSQNSKEKEDGSHTSSEGEKDEQGNKTEEEKQDKDGGKEEKSSEDQNNDVDTEEEQKEAENSNDPGKTQSDNETKDSDNGRSNSSNSNQEEDVGKTKEGAAGEEEGKVNGEVSGEDDEVESEAELDIEEKNSASDKDTAAYGEKGEDGDEKN from the exons ATGAGCTCGGACAAGCCAAACTTTCTGTCACAGCCAGTCGTGAAGAACGTTTTCATGTTCCGAAACGGTGACCCATACTATGAGGCTCGTCGGATAGTGATAAACCACAAGAGGGTGTCCAACTTCGAGACTTTGCTGAGAGAAGTGACCGGCGGGATACAAGCTCCGTTTGGAGCGGTGAGAAACATCTACACACCGAGGGGAGGCCACAAGGTGGACTGTTTGGAAAGCCTGCAGAGCGGGGAGCAGTACGTCGCTGCAGGGAAGGAGCGATTCAAAAAGCTGGA TTACCAACAGATTGGCTCTAGAAAGAGGAGGATGCTGCAGACTCTTCCAGTGCAG GCCAAACCGCTGCCACAGAATCGAATTATTGTGTCAGCTCGATTCCTGAAACCCATCAAAGAGCCATGTACAATATT TGTGGTAGCAAATGGAGATGTGTTAAACCCCGCAATACGGCTGTTGATCCATCAGAGAATGCTGGGCCAGTTTGACAGAATACTGGAGATGATCACAGAGAAGATGGGTTTGAGAGTCCTGGGAGGTGTTCGAAG tctCTATACCTATGAAGGCCACCAGGTGACCGATGGGGATCAGCTGGAGAGCGGTCAGCTTTATGTGGCTGTGGGAAGAGAAAAGTTTAAGAAGCTCTCCTACAGCGACCTACTCTTCGCCAAACCAAGAGCAACAAAGAGGGTCAATGG AATGAAAGCTTACTCTCTTCCACCCATCTACAGATTCTCCAAGCAAAATGGAAAT AGTAAGTCCATGGTTCGGTGCAGTGATAGTGGAGATGGAGACTCCAAGGCCTCCCCTCCAGGCCACAGCGGAAACAACAAGGAACACCTGTCCTCCATCGTCAGAGAAATCTCTCAGGCAAGACTCATCTCcctcaggaagaagaggagcgGACAAAGAATGACCCTCAGTACCTCTGACAATG ATGACCTGGAATCAAAGGCTGATGATGGAAACGCTGACGACAAAATCCCTCAAGACCAGCCAGCTGAAGAG AAATCAGATGCGAAAGACATGGAGGAGAATGGTGAAAAGGCAGGAGAGCAGGAtgaggctgctgctgaaaacaccacagaagaagacacCTCCGCCAGCAAagaagataaagagaaaaaccaGGAGACAGATGGTGAAAAAGAGGGagtggaagagaaggaggaaaatgaaaaaccaaGCAATGATAAAGAAGGTGAAGCAACAGCAGTACCTGAGGACGGAGAGGGGGAGGTAAAAGAAGAAGTGAAGGAGGAGGTCACAAATGAGAGTAAGGAAGAAGTTAAGAGTGAGGAGCAGGGGTCCAGCAGTAGCAACGATGATAAGAGCCAGAACAGTAAAGAGAAAGAGGACGGAAGCCATACATCTTCCGAGGGTGAAAAGGATGAACAGggcaacaaaacagaagaagagaagcaagATAAAGACGgtggaaaggaggaaaaaagcagTGAGGACCAAAATAATGATgtagacacagaggaggaacagaaagaggcagaaaacagcAACGACCCAGGGAAGACTCAGTCCGATAACGAGACAAAAGACAGTGATAACGGCAGAAGTAACAGTAGCAACAGTAACCAGGAGGAAGATGTGGGCAAAACAAAAGAGGGAGCTGCaggggaagaggaaggaaaggtgAATGGAGAGGTCAGTGGAGAAGATGATGAGGTGGAAAGTGAAGCAGAGCTGGACATAGAGGAGAAAAATTCAGCCAGTGACAAAGATACCGCAGCAtatggagagaaaggggaggatGGTGATGAAAAGAATTAA
- the slc6a3 gene encoding sodium-dependent dopamine transporter isoform X3, with protein MALLHYSTEGPLSNISGVGFTVILISLYVGFYYNVIISWALFYLFSSFTSELPWVHCNNTWNSPNCSDWADNSSVSDIYKATPAQEYFERGVLHIQDSNGIDDLGRPRWQLTSCLAVVIVLLYFSLWKGVKTSGKVVWITATMPYVVLTVLLLRGVTLPGAIDGIKAYLSVDFLRLCDAKVWIEAATQICFSLGVGFGVLIAFSSYNKFSNNCYRDAIITSSINSLTSFFSGFVVFSFLGYMSHKHSVALDKVARDGAGLVFVIYPEAIATLPGSSVWAVIFFIMLLTLGIDSAMGGMESVITGLIDEFKFLHKHRELFTLFIVVATFLISLFCVTNGGMYVFTLLDHFAAGTSILFGVLIEAIGIAWFYGVDRFSDDIEEMIGQRPGRYWRLCWKFVSPCFLLFMVVVSFATFNPPNYGSYMFPPWANMVGWCLAISSMTMVPLYAIYKLCTLPGKFCDRLAYAITPETEHHLVDNGEVRQFTLHHWLVV; from the exons ATGGCCTTACTCCATTATTCCACTGAGGGGCCCCTTTCAAATATCTCAG GCGTTGGCTTTACCGTGATCCTCATTTCCCTCTATGTTGGTTTCTACTACAACGTCATCATCTCCTGGGCTCTGTTCTACCTCTTCTCCTCGTTCACCAGTGAGCTACCCTGGGTCCACTGCAACAACACCTGGAACAGTCCCAACTGCTCCGACTGGGCTGACAACAGCTCAGTCAGTGACATTTACAAGGCCACCCCTGCTCAGGAGTACTTTGA ACGAGGGGTGCTCCACATCCAGGACAGTAATGGTATTGATGACCTGGGCCGTCCACGCTGGCAGCTGACTTCCTGTCTGGCTGTGGTGATTGTTCTGCTCTACTTCAGTCTCTGGAAGGGAGTCAAGACCTCTGGAAAG GTTGTGTGGATCACAGCCACCATGCCCTATGTGGTCttgactgtgctgctgctccgcGGAGTCACTCTGCCTGGAGCCATCGATGGCATTAAGGCCTACCTCTCTGTGGACTTCCTGAGACTCTGTGACGCCAAg GTCTGGATTGAGGCAGCGACACAGATCTGTTTCTCGCTGGGAGTGGGGTTTGGTGTGCTAATCGCCTTTTCCAGCTACAACAAATTCAGCAACAACTGTTACAG AGACGCCATCATCACCAGCTCCATCAACTCTTTAACCAGTTTCTTCTCCGGCTTTGTGGTCTTCTCCTTCCTCGGTTACATGTCCCACAAACACAGCGTGGCCCTGGACAAAGTTGCCAGAGATG GTGCTGGCTTGGTGTTTGTTATTTACCCAGAAGCCATTGCAACATTACCTGGGTCATCAGTGTGGGCGGTTATCTTCTTCATCATGTTGTTGACACTGGGCATTGACAGTGCT ATGGGTGGGATGGAGTCAGTGATCACGGGGCTGATTGATGAATTCAAGTTCCTCCACAAGCACAGAGAGCTGTTCACCCTCTTCATTGTTGTGGCCACATTTCTCATATCCCTCTTTTGTGTCACAAAC gGTGGGATGTATGTGTTTACTCTGCTGGATCACTTTGCAGCAGGAACATCGATTCTCTTTGGAGTGCTTATTGAGGCCATCGGCATCGCATGGTTCTATG GAGTGGATCGCTTCAGTGATGACATTGAGGAGATGATTGGCCAGCGACCAGGCAGGTACTGGAGGCTGTGCTGGAAGTTTGTGAGCCCCTGCTTCCTTCTG TTTATGGTGGTGGTGAGCTTTGCTACGTTCAACCCCCCAAACTACGGCTCCTATATGTTTCCTCCGTGGGCGAACATGGTGGGGTGGTGTCTGGCCATTTCCTCAATGACCATGGTGCCTCTCTACGCCATCTACAAACTCTGCACACTGCCTGGAAAGTTTTGCGAT AGACTGGCTTATGCCATCACCCCAGAGACAGAGCATCATTTGGTAGACAACGGTGAAGTTCGGCAGTTCACT CTGCATCATTGGTTGGTTGTCTga
- the slc6a3 gene encoding sodium-dependent dopamine transporter isoform X2, with translation MLTERVPVGLMSSVVAPEKSTSNTMGPKEVELILVKEQNGVQFTSTTLVASSQSHTNPSGEEERETWGKKIDFLLSVIGFAVDLANVWRFPYLCYKNGGGAFLVPYLFFMVIAGMPLFYMELALGQYNREGAAGVWKICPIFKGVGFTVILISLYVGFYYNVIISWALFYLFSSFTSELPWVHCNNTWNSPNCSDWADNSSVSDIYKATPAQEYFERGVLHIQDSNGIDDLGRPRWQLTSCLAVVIVLLYFSLWKGVKTSGKVVWITATMPYVVLTVLLLRGVTLPGAIDGIKAYLSVDFLRLCDAKVWIEAATQICFSLGVGFGVLIAFSSYNKFSNNCYRDAIITSSINSLTSFFSGFVVFSFLGYMSHKHSVALDKVARDGAGLVFVIYPEAIATLPGSSVWAVIFFIMLLTLGIDSAMGGMESVITGLIDEFKFLHKHRELFTLFIVVATFLISLFCVTNGGMYVFTLLDHFAAGTSILFGVLIEAIGIAWFYGVDRFSDDIEEMIGQRPGRYWRLCWKFVSPCFLLFMVVVSFATFNPPNYGSYMFPPWANMVGWCLAISSMTMVPLYAIYKLCTLPGKFCDRLAYAITPETEHHLVDNGEVRQFTLHHWLVV, from the exons ATGCTGACAGAGAGAGTCCCTGTCGGCCTGATGTCCTCAGTTGTAGCCCCGGAAAAATCCACCTCCAACACCATGGGCCCCAAAGAG GTGGAGCTGATCCTCGTAAAGGAGCAGAATGGGGTCCAGTTCACCTCGACCACCTTAGTGGCTTCAAGTCAGAGTCACACCAACCCcagtggggaggaggagagggagaccTGGGGGAAGAAAATTGacttcctcctgtctgtcatCGGATTCGCCGTGGACCTCGCCAATGTCTGGAGATTCCCCTACCTCTGCTACAAGAATGGAGGAG gtgcaTTCCTGGTGCCATACCTGTTCTTCATGGTCATAGCAGGCATGCCTCTCTTCTACATGGAGCTGGCTCTGGGACAGTACAACAGAGAGGGGGCAGCGGGGGTCTGGAAGATCTGTCCCATATTTAAAG GCGTTGGCTTTACCGTGATCCTCATTTCCCTCTATGTTGGTTTCTACTACAACGTCATCATCTCCTGGGCTCTGTTCTACCTCTTCTCCTCGTTCACCAGTGAGCTACCCTGGGTCCACTGCAACAACACCTGGAACAGTCCCAACTGCTCCGACTGGGCTGACAACAGCTCAGTCAGTGACATTTACAAGGCCACCCCTGCTCAGGAGTACTTTGA ACGAGGGGTGCTCCACATCCAGGACAGTAATGGTATTGATGACCTGGGCCGTCCACGCTGGCAGCTGACTTCCTGTCTGGCTGTGGTGATTGTTCTGCTCTACTTCAGTCTCTGGAAGGGAGTCAAGACCTCTGGAAAG GTTGTGTGGATCACAGCCACCATGCCCTATGTGGTCttgactgtgctgctgctccgcGGAGTCACTCTGCCTGGAGCCATCGATGGCATTAAGGCCTACCTCTCTGTGGACTTCCTGAGACTCTGTGACGCCAAg GTCTGGATTGAGGCAGCGACACAGATCTGTTTCTCGCTGGGAGTGGGGTTTGGTGTGCTAATCGCCTTTTCCAGCTACAACAAATTCAGCAACAACTGTTACAG AGACGCCATCATCACCAGCTCCATCAACTCTTTAACCAGTTTCTTCTCCGGCTTTGTGGTCTTCTCCTTCCTCGGTTACATGTCCCACAAACACAGCGTGGCCCTGGACAAAGTTGCCAGAGATG GTGCTGGCTTGGTGTTTGTTATTTACCCAGAAGCCATTGCAACATTACCTGGGTCATCAGTGTGGGCGGTTATCTTCTTCATCATGTTGTTGACACTGGGCATTGACAGTGCT ATGGGTGGGATGGAGTCAGTGATCACGGGGCTGATTGATGAATTCAAGTTCCTCCACAAGCACAGAGAGCTGTTCACCCTCTTCATTGTTGTGGCCACATTTCTCATATCCCTCTTTTGTGTCACAAAC gGTGGGATGTATGTGTTTACTCTGCTGGATCACTTTGCAGCAGGAACATCGATTCTCTTTGGAGTGCTTATTGAGGCCATCGGCATCGCATGGTTCTATG GAGTGGATCGCTTCAGTGATGACATTGAGGAGATGATTGGCCAGCGACCAGGCAGGTACTGGAGGCTGTGCTGGAAGTTTGTGAGCCCCTGCTTCCTTCTG TTTATGGTGGTGGTGAGCTTTGCTACGTTCAACCCCCCAAACTACGGCTCCTATATGTTTCCTCCGTGGGCGAACATGGTGGGGTGGTGTCTGGCCATTTCCTCAATGACCATGGTGCCTCTCTACGCCATCTACAAACTCTGCACACTGCCTGGAAAGTTTTGCGAT AGACTGGCTTATGCCATCACCCCAGAGACAGAGCATCATTTGGTAGACAACGGTGAAGTTCGGCAGTTCACT CTGCATCATTGGTTGGTTGTCTga
- the slc6a3 gene encoding sodium-dependent dopamine transporter isoform X1, translating into MIKLPSYAFCLIPHSRLISCIFLPSFSIPAFHSPKAAHPSMLTERVPVGLMSSVVAPEKSTSNTMGPKEVELILVKEQNGVQFTSTTLVASSQSHTNPSGEEERETWGKKIDFLLSVIGFAVDLANVWRFPYLCYKNGGGAFLVPYLFFMVIAGMPLFYMELALGQYNREGAAGVWKICPIFKGVGFTVILISLYVGFYYNVIISWALFYLFSSFTSELPWVHCNNTWNSPNCSDWADNSSVSDIYKATPAQEYFERGVLHIQDSNGIDDLGRPRWQLTSCLAVVIVLLYFSLWKGVKTSGKVVWITATMPYVVLTVLLLRGVTLPGAIDGIKAYLSVDFLRLCDAKVWIEAATQICFSLGVGFGVLIAFSSYNKFSNNCYRDAIITSSINSLTSFFSGFVVFSFLGYMSHKHSVALDKVARDGAGLVFVIYPEAIATLPGSSVWAVIFFIMLLTLGIDSAMGGMESVITGLIDEFKFLHKHRELFTLFIVVATFLISLFCVTNGGMYVFTLLDHFAAGTSILFGVLIEAIGIAWFYGVDRFSDDIEEMIGQRPGRYWRLCWKFVSPCFLLFMVVVSFATFNPPNYGSYMFPPWANMVGWCLAISSMTMVPLYAIYKLCTLPGKFCDRLAYAITPETEHHLVDNGEVRQFTLHHWLVV; encoded by the exons ATGATAAAGTTGCCTTCCTATGCTTTCTGTCTCATTCCGCACTCAAGACTCATCAGCTGcatctttcttccttccttctctatACCGGCATTTCACTCCCCCAAGGCTGCTCACCCCTCCATGCTGACAGAGAGAGTCCCTGTCGGCCTGATGTCCTCAGTTGTAGCCCCGGAAAAATCCACCTCCAACACCATGGGCCCCAAAGAG GTGGAGCTGATCCTCGTAAAGGAGCAGAATGGGGTCCAGTTCACCTCGACCACCTTAGTGGCTTCAAGTCAGAGTCACACCAACCCcagtggggaggaggagagggagaccTGGGGGAAGAAAATTGacttcctcctgtctgtcatCGGATTCGCCGTGGACCTCGCCAATGTCTGGAGATTCCCCTACCTCTGCTACAAGAATGGAGGAG gtgcaTTCCTGGTGCCATACCTGTTCTTCATGGTCATAGCAGGCATGCCTCTCTTCTACATGGAGCTGGCTCTGGGACAGTACAACAGAGAGGGGGCAGCGGGGGTCTGGAAGATCTGTCCCATATTTAAAG GCGTTGGCTTTACCGTGATCCTCATTTCCCTCTATGTTGGTTTCTACTACAACGTCATCATCTCCTGGGCTCTGTTCTACCTCTTCTCCTCGTTCACCAGTGAGCTACCCTGGGTCCACTGCAACAACACCTGGAACAGTCCCAACTGCTCCGACTGGGCTGACAACAGCTCAGTCAGTGACATTTACAAGGCCACCCCTGCTCAGGAGTACTTTGA ACGAGGGGTGCTCCACATCCAGGACAGTAATGGTATTGATGACCTGGGCCGTCCACGCTGGCAGCTGACTTCCTGTCTGGCTGTGGTGATTGTTCTGCTCTACTTCAGTCTCTGGAAGGGAGTCAAGACCTCTGGAAAG GTTGTGTGGATCACAGCCACCATGCCCTATGTGGTCttgactgtgctgctgctccgcGGAGTCACTCTGCCTGGAGCCATCGATGGCATTAAGGCCTACCTCTCTGTGGACTTCCTGAGACTCTGTGACGCCAAg GTCTGGATTGAGGCAGCGACACAGATCTGTTTCTCGCTGGGAGTGGGGTTTGGTGTGCTAATCGCCTTTTCCAGCTACAACAAATTCAGCAACAACTGTTACAG AGACGCCATCATCACCAGCTCCATCAACTCTTTAACCAGTTTCTTCTCCGGCTTTGTGGTCTTCTCCTTCCTCGGTTACATGTCCCACAAACACAGCGTGGCCCTGGACAAAGTTGCCAGAGATG GTGCTGGCTTGGTGTTTGTTATTTACCCAGAAGCCATTGCAACATTACCTGGGTCATCAGTGTGGGCGGTTATCTTCTTCATCATGTTGTTGACACTGGGCATTGACAGTGCT ATGGGTGGGATGGAGTCAGTGATCACGGGGCTGATTGATGAATTCAAGTTCCTCCACAAGCACAGAGAGCTGTTCACCCTCTTCATTGTTGTGGCCACATTTCTCATATCCCTCTTTTGTGTCACAAAC gGTGGGATGTATGTGTTTACTCTGCTGGATCACTTTGCAGCAGGAACATCGATTCTCTTTGGAGTGCTTATTGAGGCCATCGGCATCGCATGGTTCTATG GAGTGGATCGCTTCAGTGATGACATTGAGGAGATGATTGGCCAGCGACCAGGCAGGTACTGGAGGCTGTGCTGGAAGTTTGTGAGCCCCTGCTTCCTTCTG TTTATGGTGGTGGTGAGCTTTGCTACGTTCAACCCCCCAAACTACGGCTCCTATATGTTTCCTCCGTGGGCGAACATGGTGGGGTGGTGTCTGGCCATTTCCTCAATGACCATGGTGCCTCTCTACGCCATCTACAAACTCTGCACACTGCCTGGAAAGTTTTGCGAT AGACTGGCTTATGCCATCACCCCAGAGACAGAGCATCATTTGGTAGACAACGGTGAAGTTCGGCAGTTCACT CTGCATCATTGGTTGGTTGTCTga